Part of the Gadus chalcogrammus isolate NIFS_2021 chromosome 22, NIFS_Gcha_1.0, whole genome shotgun sequence genome is shown below.
GCaagggtgcgtgcgtgtgctacAAGGTAACAATGTGATTATGGCATCCATtgaaaaatacaattaatataAACGTTCCTCTATTCTTTCAGTGGCATGTACATTATGGCAGAAGAAGGATGACCTTCACAGAACTACTTCAACTTTTCCACCTGGGATTCCTGTGTACAGGGTCCTGCAGCCTATAGCCCCCCCATGTCACCCTGCTCACTCACTCCTTCACACCCCCCATTTCAGCACACAATGCACGACTCTCCTCGTTAATCAGCAGCCATTCAATCACTCAGAGAGTGAATCTGGGTCTCCCGTCTTCCAGGATTCAGGGGATTCCAGGCGGTGCAAATCAGCAGTATTGTCTGAGACGGCAGCCTGGGGGGTGGTCTCTGTGATTTTATGATTCCATCATCTTAGAttggagaacagagagggggaagaaggCGGTACTGGGggtgaaggtgggggggggtcgcaGTGGTTCAGGGGCTGGTGGTTGGgctggaggaggggcggggttCCATCGGTCCAGTCGGTGGCtgggtttgttttgatgtgAGAGAGCTCTCTAGAACCAGGGGGTGGAGGGCGCCGGGTGCGTGTGGCTGGTGGAGGACGTCCTGAGCAGCACCTGGGGGCGACGTTGCCGCCGTGTCCATGGTTCCCGATCGGTGGGAGCGAGAGGGGCTGTCCGGGGGGACGGCCTGTGGCGGTGGCGGGGATGTTGAAGGGGTCGGGGAGGAGCCTGGCCGTTCAGACGGCGCGGCGTCGGCGTCCGCCCCCGCAGGGTGCTCTGCTGCGTCGGCCTGCCATGATCCCTCCTCCCGCCAATCCGGGGCCCCTGCGTTCAGCTCACGGTGGGCCCCTGATGGTTCGGTAGCCTCCGCTGCAGGGCTAATCTGTGCTTTGTGTGTAAGCCCCGGTTGGCTGTCTGCGTGCGCCGTCCTTTTGTCTCTGGGGGCTTTCCCTGTGGACGTCTGCCCTCGTGTGTCTCTGGACTCTGCTGCTGCTAGTGCGGCAGTAGTCTTGTGCAGCCTCTGTGTGAGCGCCCCCTGTCTGCAGGCAGTGGCCATGGCCTGCACCCAGGGGTGCTGTAGAGACTGGGAGGCTGAGAGCCTCTCGATGGGGTTACCCTGGAGCAACCCTTTGACCAGGTCTTTGGCTCCtgtacgtgcatgcacacacacacacacacacacacacacacacacacacacacacacacacacacacacacacacacacacacacacacacacacacacacacacacacacacacacacacacacacacatgtaaaacaAATAGAGATTGCATGACTTGTTAAACACATGTTATTTAATCTACCGATGGGTGTACCATTGCTGTCCTCACCCTCTGAAACAGGGTCCCAGTAATTGGAGAGAAAGTGGACTTTTCCCTCCCTTATGAGCTTGAACAGCTCCTCCTGGTCTCGATCCTGACTGCGGAACGGAGGGAAGCCACAGAGAAGTATGTAGAGGATGACCCCCAGAGCCCACACGTCCACCGACAGACCATAACCTGTTGGGGGGTGAGAAATAATGATGTCAAACCTCATTAAATGACTGGAATCATACCCTTGGATTTGTCATTTGTCATCTGTCCCAGATTGAAAGACATTATTAGAATAGTGGTataggaggaggggcagggtaGTCAAGTGGTTAGGGTGCTTGAGTCCACCTATAGGTGTACTTGAGAAACCCTACCGGCTTACCATGGCTTGGACGAAAAGCATCAGCTAAATGATTAAACGGCAAACGATCTATAGCAGCACAGGCTACATAAGCTAGGATGATGTACTTTACCATGACGGAAAGGGATTGACCTTACAGTGATCTGAAACTCACCTGTCTCAGAGAGGATCTCTGGGGCGACATAGGTGGGCGTGCCACAGACTGTAAAAATAGGTTCTGTGACCACCATGGCGAGACCGAAGTCCCCCAGTTTCAGTCTATTGCTGCCATCGGCCCTGCACTCAATCTGTGgaacacaaggggggggggggggttgagaacCTTTGATAGAACAGCGATCGTTCAGTACATCGCCTGGGTGGTTCCAGCCGCTCACCAGAAGGTTCTCCGGTTTGAGGTCCCGGTGGACGATGCTCTTGGAGTGGATATAACTCAGCGCCCCGCTCACGTCCGCCACGATGAGCCCCGCCTCGTCCTCGGGGAACTTCCCTCTCCTGGCGATGGCCTCGAAGAGATCCCCGCCGTTGACCAGCTCCAGCACCAGGTAGGCctgggtgtgcgtgtggtaGTGGGCGAAAAGCCGCACCACACACGGGTGCGACAGGCTGCCCAGCAGGCTGAGCTCGTTCTGCATCATGTGCTCTCGGCCAATCAGCTTGGAGCGCTCCACGATCTTCATGGCCAGGCTCAGTCCGGTGTCGCGACGCCGGCACTCCCGCACGATCGCAAAGTTCCCGTCGCCGATCACACGACCGATGTCGTAGCAGCGCTCGATGTCGGACAGGGCGACCTCTTTCTTGTCTCGCAGGAGGTCAAAGGGCACCCAGCGCTGGGTCTCCTCGGGCTCCGGCGGCCCCCCTCGCGGGGAGTTTATGGACGAATGTTTTAATTGCTCCAGGCACTGTTCCTCCTCATCTCTGATCACCCGCTGCGGGCCGATGGCCCCCAGATGAGTGCTTTTGGGATGCTTCGTAGGGCTTGGTTTGGGTTTCCTCGACACGGGAGGAAGTGGGACTCTCTTGGGAATCTGATCGGGCAGCTCAGAACACACTAGCAGTTTGTTCCGCCCCGCTAAGCAGTTTTGACACAACGACGGAGACGGAGCGTGTGCGCCCCTCAGCGCCTTGTCCGCTTGGAACAGACCAATCCCGGAGGGCTGCTGCTCCCTAGTCCCGCCTTTCCCCCGCAGCGCCTGCAGGTGATTgggcgggtgggtgggttgTCTGCAGGGGTGTTTTTCTTTTGGCTGTCTACAGCCGGCGGGGCCGTCGTGGTCGTGCCTGCGCGTCTTGCCCGCGTGGGGAGGGGGCTGCGAGGGCCTCCGGGCGCCCTGGTGCGGCCTCGCCTTGGCGTCCCACTGTGCGTCGCGCTTCAGCGGCGCTCGCGTGTTCGTCCGGTCGTCGTCACCGTCGGCCGTCTCCTCGCTGTACCCGCTGTCGGCCTTGGCGGCTTTAtccgggggggggcggagcctccTCTCCCAGGCGCGCACGGCATCGGCACGGTAACGAGACGGCTCCGGGAACAGCTCCTCCAGGGCCTCCTGCACGCTGCGCAGCTCCGGCCGGGCCCTCCCCAGGGCCAGGAACGCCACCTCGCCTCGGAAGAAGTCGCTGACGCCTCTCACCTGGGGGAGAACGGCGTGACGGCGTCCTGATTAGAGCGGCAGGAAGTGAGCGGGATCCACGCTGTACGCAACACAGCAATGTTTTACCttattgatatttaaattaatgtgtgtatatatttatgcgCACACACTTTTTATGTTTGTAGTCACATGTATTACAttaaattacattatttattttgagaCGCTATTGTCCAGAGTGTCATATCCCAAAAAGTGCAAGAATCATTTGAGCATAACACATATAGACATGCAAAACCTTTTCACCAGTACAATGGACTGTTGAAGAAAAAGTAGGCAGTGTGTATCGGAAAAAATCCTCTACCCAATAC
Proteins encoded:
- the dclk3 gene encoding serine/threonine-protein kinase DCLK3 → MTPAWKAQPGYPAIGDQWKATIPAISPSSPVGDGPRHWAPQPHPTGAALGAPPRRCGPPPPLPLFHTRHAEQSAGRPRLVTVARPCGHSDLRKVTVLLNRRGVVSFEQLLLDVSEALGFPRWHRGRVTRLFTPHGREVRGVSDFFRGEVAFLALGRARPELRSVQEALEELFPEPSRYRADAVRAWERRLRPPPDKAAKADSGYSEETADGDDDRTNTRAPLKRDAQWDAKARPHQGARRPSQPPPHAGKTRRHDHDGPAGCRQPKEKHPCRQPTHPPNHLQALRGKGGTREQQPSGIGLFQADKALRGAHAPSPSLCQNCLAGRNKLLVCSELPDQIPKRVPLPPVSRKPKPSPTKHPKSTHLGAIGPQRVIRDEEEQCLEQLKHSSINSPRGGPPEPEETQRWVPFDLLRDKKEVALSDIERCYDIGRVIGDGNFAIVRECRRRDTGLSLAMKIVERSKLIGREHMMQNELSLLGSLSHPCVVRLFAHYHTHTQAYLVLELVNGGDLFEAIARRGKFPEDEAGLIVADVSGALSYIHSKSIVHRDLKPENLLIECRADGSNRLKLGDFGLAMVVTEPIFTVCGTPTYVAPEILSETGYGLSVDVWALGVILYILLCGFPPFRSQDRDQEELFKLIREGKVHFLSNYWDPVSEGAKDLVKGLLQGNPIERLSASQSLQHPWVQAMATACRQGALTQRLHKTTAALAAAESRDTRGQTSTGKAPRDKRTAHADSQPGLTHKAQISPAAEATEPSGAHRELNAGAPDWREEGSWQADAAEHPAGADADAAPSERPGSSPTPSTSPPPPQAVPPDSPSRSHRSGTMDTAATSPPGAAQDVLHQPHAPGALHPLVLESSLTSKQTQPPTGPMEPRPSSSPTTSP